Proteins encoded within one genomic window of Cellulomonas flavigena DSM 20109:
- a CDS encoding DUF402 domain-containing protein — MADHFRPGDQVVVREVVEGLVWTERPATVVVDEPDEIVLHQAVGSVTREPIDPSQRRDYLRIMAGRRWTLRDKVWQPPGRLRIGRPGQPFEVWRVATPDERGVAAWYVNLQAPLRRTADGFETLDHVLDVIVAPDLSWWEWKDEDELAAAVAHGVLTAREAAEVRATGEDVVAAIERGAPPWDLGWATWDPSGPTTLPTRGADADLA, encoded by the coding sequence ATGGCCGACCACTTCCGCCCCGGCGACCAGGTCGTCGTCCGCGAGGTCGTCGAGGGGCTCGTGTGGACGGAGCGCCCGGCGACGGTCGTGGTCGACGAGCCCGACGAGATCGTGCTCCACCAGGCCGTCGGCAGCGTCACGCGCGAACCCATCGACCCCTCGCAGCGCCGCGACTACCTGCGGATCATGGCGGGGCGGCGCTGGACCCTGAGGGACAAGGTCTGGCAGCCGCCCGGGCGGCTGCGGATCGGGCGGCCCGGTCAGCCGTTCGAGGTGTGGCGCGTCGCGACGCCCGACGAGCGCGGGGTCGCCGCCTGGTACGTCAACCTCCAGGCGCCCCTGCGCCGCACCGCCGACGGGTTCGAGACGCTCGACCATGTGCTCGACGTGATCGTGGCGCCGGACCTGTCGTGGTGGGAGTGGAAGGACGAGGACGAGCTCGCGGCGGCCGTCGCGCACGGGGTGCTGACCGCCCGTGAGGCTGCGGAGGTCCGCGCCACCGGCGAGGACGTGGTCGCGGCGATCGAGCGCGGCGCCCCGCCGTGGGACCTGGGCTGGGCGACGTGGGACCCGAGCGGCCCCACCACGCTCCCCACCAGGGGGGCGGACGCAGACCTCGCGTGA
- a CDS encoding GNAT family N-acetyltransferase, giving the protein MPVFADFRPDVRRQPTPVTVRPATPGDVADMERIQLRAGRPAYPDAYRRAVTTPDVCVVVAECSSPTGAPVVVGWGQTYHHVTVDDPAPPGHYLGGVTVDPAWRRRGVAHALTATRVQWVAQRVAEVFYVVNPRNLASIELHRPWGFAEVTRAARLTGIEFDGGVGILMRASLRE; this is encoded by the coding sequence GTGCCCGTCTTCGCCGACTTCCGCCCGGACGTCCGTCGGCAGCCCACGCCGGTCACCGTGCGGCCGGCCACCCCGGGTGACGTCGCCGACATGGAGCGGATCCAGCTGCGGGCGGGCCGCCCGGCGTACCCCGACGCGTACCGCCGCGCGGTGACCACCCCGGACGTCTGCGTCGTCGTCGCCGAGTGCTCCTCACCGACCGGCGCGCCGGTGGTCGTCGGATGGGGCCAGACCTACCACCACGTGACCGTCGATGACCCGGCGCCCCCGGGCCACTACCTCGGCGGGGTCACGGTCGACCCCGCCTGGCGGCGACGCGGCGTCGCCCACGCCCTCACCGCCACGCGCGTGCAGTGGGTCGCGCAGCGCGTCGCCGAGGTCTTCTACGTCGTGAACCCGCGCAACCTGGCGTCGATCGAGCTGCACCGCCCCTGGGGGTTCGCGGAGGTGACGCGCGCGGCGCGCCTGACCGGCATCGAGTTCGACGGCGGGGTGGGGATCCTCATGCGCGCGTCCCTGCGCGAGTGA
- a CDS encoding HAD family hydrolase yields MDAAPDRPFDAVLCDIDGVIRHYRTDVLSRLEERAGLPVGTTAAVGFAPPHGEALVAGLLSREQWERAVVEGLGADVPHADAHALARALTHAEARVDDAVVRLLRRVRAHCPVVLVTNATPWLDDDLERLGLRDLADDVVNSSSVGVAKPDVRIYEIAAARAGVPVERCLFVDDREQNVAAAAALGMTTLLYRDAATLGATLEPFTRAGTRA; encoded by the coding sequence GTGGACGCCGCCCCCGACCGTCCCTTCGACGCCGTGCTGTGCGACATCGACGGGGTGATCCGCCACTACCGGACCGACGTGCTGTCGAGGCTGGAGGAGCGGGCAGGTCTGCCGGTGGGCACGACGGCGGCCGTCGGGTTCGCGCCGCCGCACGGCGAGGCGCTGGTCGCCGGGCTGCTGTCCCGGGAGCAGTGGGAGCGTGCCGTCGTGGAGGGCCTGGGTGCCGACGTCCCGCACGCCGACGCCCACGCGCTGGCCAGGGCCCTCACCCACGCCGAGGCCCGGGTCGACGACGCCGTCGTGCGTCTTCTCCGTCGGGTCCGGGCGCACTGCCCTGTCGTCCTGGTGACCAACGCGACGCCGTGGCTGGACGACGACCTCGAGCGCCTCGGCCTGCGCGACCTCGCGGACGACGTCGTCAACAGCTCGTCCGTCGGCGTCGCCAAGCCCGACGTCCGCATCTACGAGATCGCCGCCGCGCGTGCCGGCGTGCCCGTCGAGCGCTGCCTGTTCGTGGACGACCGCGAGCAGAACGTCGCTGCCGCGGCTGCGCTCGGGATGACGACGCTGCTGTACCGCGACGCGGCGACGCTGGGGGCGACGCTCGAGCCCTTCACTCGCGCAGGGACGCGCGCATGA
- a CDS encoding nucleotidyltransferase domain-containing protein: protein MNDPDEGVAADGTVRTGARRDRVPAVFEDVLRDAVAGVEGSGASLYVYGSVATGRARPGSSDVDLLTIDLTDATSLARRLSARYADRCRGVEIAAAAGDELVGDSDAAYGLRVFLRHYCVHLTGPDPAATLRAYPADARAARGLNGDLGQHLLRWRQRLETGSESADRLGARVGRKTLLAVAGLVSVHDGTWTTDRTRAARRWGEIEPTLAAPLATLHGWAHDGPPSTCDDVRRALGHDGVVAAVVALFDRRIGSWQAPAAGG from the coding sequence GTGAACGATCCCGACGAGGGCGTGGCCGCCGACGGCACCGTCCGCACGGGTGCGCGTCGCGACCGCGTGCCCGCCGTCTTCGAGGACGTCCTGCGGGACGCCGTCGCGGGCGTCGAGGGGTCCGGCGCGTCCCTCTACGTCTACGGGTCCGTCGCCACCGGCAGGGCACGCCCCGGGTCGTCGGACGTGGACCTGCTGACGATCGACCTCACCGACGCGACCTCCCTCGCACGCCGTCTCTCGGCCCGCTATGCCGACCGGTGCCGCGGTGTGGAGATCGCGGCCGCGGCAGGCGACGAGCTCGTCGGCGACTCCGACGCGGCCTACGGTCTGCGGGTCTTCCTCCGCCACTACTGCGTCCACCTCACCGGCCCCGACCCGGCAGCGACCCTCCGGGCGTACCCCGCCGACGCCCGCGCCGCACGCGGGCTCAACGGCGACCTCGGGCAGCACCTGCTCAGGTGGCGGCAGCGCCTGGAGACCGGGAGCGAGAGCGCGGACCGACTCGGCGCCCGGGTCGGCCGCAAGACGCTGCTGGCCGTCGCGGGACTGGTGAGCGTCCACGACGGCACGTGGACGACCGACCGCACGCGCGCGGCCCGGCGGTGGGGCGAGATCGAGCCGACGCTCGCCGCACCCCTCGCGACGCTGCACGGCTGGGCGCACGACGGGCCGCCCTCGACGTGCGACGACGTCCGACGGGCGCTGGGTCACGACGGGGTGGTCGCGGCCGTGGTCGCGCTGTTCGACCGACGCATCGGCTCCTGGCAGGCCCCCGCTGCGGGCGGTTGA